One window from the genome of Nicotiana tomentosiformis chromosome 5, ASM39032v3, whole genome shotgun sequence encodes:
- the LOC138892382 gene encoding uncharacterized protein, protein MKDVMSFLRRLNYNSRFKAQSSVICEPIFKMLRKDAATSWTEECQKAFDKIKEYLSKPPVLVPLEPGRPLLLYLSVLDGAFGCIMGQHDETGRKEHAIYYLRVAGNRRFRSIGKPSTGERATKNTTMLPYLHCVQELIKRFTKIEFKHIPRIQNEFVDVLPTFSSMIQHPDKNFIDPILIEIRKHPAYCARVEEEFDGNPWFHDIKEYLEKREYPENSTHTQKRMLQDVVGPIEPATSNGHRFILVDIDYFTKWVEATSYRTMTKKVVADFIRDRIVCRFGVPESIFTDNAANLNSDLMKAMCATFKIKHRNSTAYKWQMNGVVEAANKNIKKILRKMVDNYKQWHEKLPFSLLGYRTIVCMSTGATPIYWSMVLKPLYPPKWRFLPYE, encoded by the exons atgaaggatgtgatgagttttctgaGACGCCTCAATTATAACAGCCGTTTTAAAGCACAGTCATCGGTGAtatgtgagccgatcttcaaGATGCTAAGGAAAGATGCTGCGACAAGCTGGACCGAAGAATGTCAGAAGgctttcgacaaaatcaaggagtacttgtctAAACCGCCCGTGTTGGTCCCGCTAGAGCCAGGAAGACCTCTGCTGCTATATCTGTCCGTGTTGGATGGAGCCTTTGGTTGCATTATGGGGCAACATGATGAAACCGGGAGGAAAGAGCatgcgatatattatctga gagttgctggtaatcggagattcagatcTATTGGTAAACCAAGTACTGGAGAACGGGCTACCAAGAACACTACAATGTTgccatacttgcattgtgtacaagagttgatcaagaggttcacaaagatagaattcaaacatattccaaggattcagaatgagttcgTAGATGTATTGCCAACCTtctcttccatgatacaacatccagacaagaattttaTCGATCCTATCCTAATAGAGATTCGTAAACATCCAGCTTATTGCGCTCGTGTTGAAGAGGAGtttgatggaaatccatggtttcaCGATATCAAGGAGTATTTGGAGAAAAGGGAATACCCAGAAAATTCCACACACACTCAGAAGCGCATGCTTCAAG ATGTCGTCGGACCAATTGAGCCTGCTACCTCAAATGGGCATAGGTTCATTTTGGTGGAtatagattacttcacaaaatgggttgaagccactTCCTATAGGACTATGACTAAGAAGGTTGTAGCGGATTTCATCCgagatcgtattgtttgtcgatttggagtacctgagtcaatcTTTACTGataatgccgccaatctcaatagtgatctgatgaaagctatgtgtgcaacattcaagatcaagcatcggaATTCTACAGCATACAAGTGGCAGATGAATGGAgttgtagaagccgccaacaagaatatcaagaagatattgaggaagatggtggacaactacaagcaatggcatgaaaagCTACCATTTTCTTTGCTCGGGTACCGTACCATAGTTTGTATGTCAACTGGGGCAACCCCTATCTACTGGTCGATGGTACTGAAGCCGTTATACCCGCCGAAGTGGAGATTCCTTCCCTACGAATGA